The stretch of DNA GAGTCGCTTCAGCTCCCCTACTGGTTGTTGAACTTCGATGAGCTTGTCGAAGTACTCCTGGGTGGTGAAACCGGACGACGGGTCGAAATGGAAGTGTTGCGCGAAATCATTCCGATCGCAAAACAGAACTACCGTGCCGGTGCAGGGGAAGCATCCTCACTCGTCCGCAAGACGCCAAGTGGCAGCGGCAACACAATCACCGTGGACACCCCCGTGCCATATCGCATCTCGGATTTGATCCAGATGCTGGACACCATGATGGGCAAACTCGACAAGCCAGAGAGCCTCGTCCCGTATAAGCGACTTAAGGCACGTATCGAAGCGCTGACCGTTGACGGGCGTTACGCCTTCATGTTCGGCGGCCTGACCGTGCGGGACATCATGCGTGATGTGATCGGGCGTATCTTCCGTGTGCCCGTTGACGGCCGCCCCATCACCGTGATGGACCTTTCAGGCGTACCAGCTGAAATTCTCAACGTGGTTGTCTCTGTGGTCTGCCGTATGGCCTTTGACCTGGCGATGTGGAGCGACCGACAGGTGCCCATCACCATCGTCTGCGAGGAAGCACATAGGTATGTGCCACGCAACGCAGCCCTTGGCTTTGAACCCACGAAGCGCGCCATCTCCAAGATTGCCAAGGAAGGCCGCAAATACGGTGTAAGCCTGTGCGTGGTTACCCAGCGTCCATCAGAGATTGATCCAACGATCCTGTCCCAGACCAGCACCATTTTCGCCATGCGCCTGACAAACCAGAACGACCAGGAAATTGTGCAGGCCGCTGTGTCGGACGCCGCCGTCAGTCTGCTCGAGTTCCTGCCATCCATGGGCAATGGGGAAGCAATAGCCATTGGCGAAGGTGTGCCTCTGCCAATGCGCATTCGGTTCGACCGGCTGCCCGATGGATTTGCACCTCGCTCGAATGGGGCCTCCTTCTCAGAAGGCTGGAAGGAAGATCGCGGCAGCGCCGAATTCGTGGATGCCGTCATCGACCGCTGGCGCGGCCAGCGCGACTAAACACTTACCGGTAGAGCAACACCGGGATCATGCAAGACCGGATCATCTCGGTTGTTGTGGATCCGATGATGAGGTTGCGAATGCGTGAGTGCCCATAGGCACCCATCACCAGCAGACCATATCCACCGGTCTCAACTTCCGCCGCAATCACCTTCTCAGATTGCCCGGGCTTGATATCACAGCTCGTCTCATATCCAGCTTCACGCAGCTGCGTTGCCGCCTCTTCAATCTGAGTGCGCGATGCTGCTGTTTCCTGACCAACCATCAACAGATGGCAGGCGATGCCGGAGAAGATCTGGCTGCGGATCATGTGGTCAATCGCCTTGCCCACACTCTCCCCGCCATCAAAGGCAATCAGCAACTTTGAAGCAGGCTCAAATTTCCGCGAAGCCACGAGCACGGGGCGCTGGGTTGACCGAACCACACGCTCAAGATTTGAGCCAAGATGCAGCTTGGCAAAATCAGCAGCCTCGCCACGCTTGCCGACCACGATCATATGCGCATCGAGTTCAAGTTCCTGAACGGTCTCTGCGATGTCGCCATAGCGCAGCGATGTCGTGACGTCAGACACCCCCGCTTGCACGACATGATCCTTTGCGTCTTCAAGCAGGGCCCGCCCACGCTTTTGTGTGAGCTTGGCCTTTTGCGCATCAAGCTCGGCCAACTCTTCCAGCAGGGCCGTGCGTGCACCAAGTCCGATATTGCCGCTGAAGTCAGCCTTGTCGGCCGCTCCTTCGCGGCGGCCAAGCACATGCAGCAGCTCAACGCTGGCACCAGCCCGCTTGGAAACCCACGCGGCGGCATCACACACACTGTGCGCGTAGACGGAGCCGTCAATAAGAGCGATCGTCTTCAACATGGCTAGTGGCCCATTACTTTTTCTAGAGCACCTGGTTCGTCCTTGATGCTCAGTTCATCCACAATCGTCTCGCTGGCTTTGTTCATGCCAATCAACTCAACCTCAGCCCCTTCTCGGCGGAACTTGAGCACCACCGAGTCGAGCGCTGTGACGCTGGAGATATCCCAGATATGCGCCCGCGACACATCAATGGTGACATGTTCCAGCGCTTCTTTGAAATCAAAGGCTGCCAGAAAGTCCTCGACAGAGGCAAAGAACACCTGCCCCTCCACCACATAGGTGCGCGCGGTGCCTGCATCATTGACGTGAGAGGAGACGCGGAAGATCTGCGCGATCTTGCCCGCAAAGAAGATGCCGGACAGCAGCACACCGACCAGAACACCAATGGCAAGGTTATGGGTGGCAACCACTGTCACCACGGTTGCCAGCATCACAATGGATGAGCTGCGCGGGTGGTGGCGCAAATTCTTGATGGATGACCAGCTGAACGTCCCGATGGACACCATGATCATGATCGCAACAAGCGCTGCCATGGGGATCTGCTTCACCCAGTCACCCAGCACAACGATGAGGAACAACAAAAAGATGCCAGCACAGAACGTGGACAATCGCCCGCGACCACCGGATTTCACATTGATCATCGACTGACCAATCATCGCGCACCCGGCCATGCCACCAATAAATCCTGTCGCAGTGTTGGCAACACCCTGCCCAATGCATTCCTGATTGCGGTCACTCTTGGTGTCCGTCAGGTCATCAACAATCGAGGCGGTCATGAGGGATTCAAGCAGCCCGACCGCAGCCACAGCAGCGGAGTACGGCAGAATGATTTCCAGCGTTTCCCATGTCAGCGGAATATCCGGCAGCAGGAAGATGGGTAGCGTCGATGGCAACTCGCCCATGTCGCCCACATTGCGCAAATCAAAACCGAAATAGAGCGTCAGGGCCGTCAGCACGATGATGCACACCAGGGGCGACGGTACGGCCGTCGTGATGCGCGGAAACAGGTAGATGATGGCAAGGCCACCGGCGACCATCACATAGGTGAGCCAGGGCACACCGATCAGCTCCGGCAGCTGCGCCATGAAAATCAGGATCGCCAGCGCGTTTACAAAGCCGGTCATGACCGACTGCGACACAAACCGCATAACCTGCCCAAGCCGCAGGAAGCCCGCCGCAATCTGCATCAGCCCCGCAAGCACCGTCGCAGCCAGCAGATACTCAAGCCCGTGATCTCGCACCAGAGTAACCATCAGCACAGCGGTCGCTGCCGTTGCGGCGGAGATCATGCCCGGTCGACCACCAACAATCGCCGTAATCACCGCAATCGAAAATGACGCATAGAGCCCGACCTTGGGATCAACACCGGCAATGATGGAAAACGCAATGGCTTCAGGGATCAGCGCCAGTGCCACAACAAGGCCCGACAGCACATCACCACGAATATTGCCGAGCCACTCATGCTTGAGCCGCGGCAGAGAAAACTGAGACAAGCGAGAACTCCGCTTCAGGACACGAAAAAGAAAAGGGTGCGCCAGTCAGATGACCGGAACGCACCTCTATTGCACTGCACAATAACCGATTTGACCATCGGTACACGGCCCATAAGGGGGAGGCAGGCATGCGATTGGGTTACAGAGCGCAGACCGGCTCGCTTGCAGCCCTTATTCCGCCAGTCTCGGCGGTTTCAGGTGCCCCACGCATCCCTGCAACGTCACCAGGCCGACGCAGGTCAACCGATCAGGTCAAAGGCACCTGGCCTCCTGATCTGCACAGCCGCATATTCGCGATGTATGCGGTCTCCTTCGCGGTTGTGCTGGCGTCTGGATTTCGCACCTTCGGCATGAGGTCTGCGATCACATCAGCGATGACATATCGCTTGGCCGCATCAGCGAAATCACTCTCCGACCCGTACTTCACCGTCAGCTCCACGATCGGATTACCGTAATGCATCGTGCACCGCATTTGCGCGCGGGCACGGTCAACAATGAAGTGGCTGAAGTTGCGGGACTCTCCCAGCTTTGCAGCGTGCACCAACGCCAGGTCCTGCGCCTGCTGCACGGTGGTCACTTCACTCACCACCGAGTTTACGACGAAAGTCGTTTCATCAATCTGCTTGTCGTCATACCCGGTGGAAGGACCATCAGCGGCCAGATAAAGCCAGGTACGCTCCTGATAAGTGGTTGGCGTGAACGCCCAAGACCGCAGTCCTGCTTTGGCCTCTGGTGAGCACCCGCTCAACACAAGCGCCGCACCAGCCAGAAATACAGCCGCACTTATCTTGGCCAACATCATCCGCCCCCAAATCAACACCACCACAACCTGTCTAAACCTTGCCGCACAGAAGCCAGACAGGTCAATGCAAGGCAAACCACTCCGCCACAAAACACCTTAAAAAAAGCCCGCCGGCGGGTGCCAGGCGGGCTTTCTGATCTTTGGGTTTGTCGGGCATACCCGAAGTGGCATGCTAATCGTCGAAACCCAAAAACACAGCGGCCTCATCAACACTCTTGCGTTCCGAGACAACTGCATTGGCTGGAAAAGTTTCATCCGGCCAGCCGAGCGCCACGGCCTTCATGATGACCTGATCATCCGCAATGCCGGCATGCTCGCGCACCACAGGCGACTGCATGATGCCCTGACTGTTGATGACGGCACCAAGTCCACGAGACCAAGCAGCATTGACCAGTGCCGTCGTCACGGCGCCACAGTCGAATGGCGTGTCATCGCTCTCGGCAAGGTTGCGGTCATAGGTGACGATCACACAGACAGGCGCATCGAACTGACGAAAGCCGCGCAGCACCCAATCCTGGCGCCCTTCTTTGTCTTCGCGGGCGATCCCCATGGCAGCAAACAATTGCTTGGCCACGCCGACCTGACGATCCCGGTGCTTACCTTCAAACGGCTGCCCGATACGGAATTCACGCGAGTGCGGCACGCCCGCCAGATTGCGCTCCGTGTTGCCTGCACGAATGCGGTCGAGCGGCTCACCTGACAGAACGTAGAAGCTCCAGGGCTGCGTGTTCATGGAAGA from Pyruvatibacter sp. HU-CL02332 encodes:
- a CDS encoding DUF87 domain-containing protein; translation: MVEINTLSSFDTNKPRLAATAGFAIGRIVSVSGSQAVVVLDSDDNGRPTGGTPSMGSLVKIISREGLVIGIVSGLSIPVPASSADEHELKILEIEMVGEIVTARDGTPNRAFRRGVSAFPTLGSEVHLAASEDLSIIFSSDASGIVRIGSIQQDENIPAHIIPDDLLAKHFAVVGTTGTGKSCAVSLILRGMMQEHKNAHIVVLDPHNEYAPAFGDQAEVIGPESLQLPYWLLNFDELVEVLLGGETGRRVEMEVLREIIPIAKQNYRAGAGEASSLVRKTPSGSGNTITVDTPVPYRISDLIQMLDTMMGKLDKPESLVPYKRLKARIEALTVDGRYAFMFGGLTVRDIMRDVIGRIFRVPVDGRPITVMDLSGVPAEILNVVVSVVCRMAFDLAMWSDRQVPITIVCEEAHRYVPRNAALGFEPTKRAISKIAKEGRKYGVSLCVVTQRPSEIDPTILSQTSTIFAMRLTNQNDQEIVQAAVSDAAVSLLEFLPSMGNGEAIAIGEGVPLPMRIRFDRLPDGFAPRSNGASFSEGWKEDRGSAEFVDAVIDRWRGQRD
- a CDS encoding universal stress protein; the protein is MLKTIALIDGSVYAHSVCDAAAWVSKRAGASVELLHVLGRREGAADKADFSGNIGLGARTALLEELAELDAQKAKLTQKRGRALLEDAKDHVVQAGVSDVTTSLRYGDIAETVQELELDAHMIVVGKRGEAADFAKLHLGSNLERVVRSTQRPVLVASRKFEPASKLLIAFDGGESVGKAIDHMIRSQIFSGIACHLLMVGQETAASRTQIEEAATQLREAGYETSCDIKPGQSEKVIAAEVETGGYGLLVMGAYGHSRIRNLIIGSTTTEMIRSCMIPVLLYR
- a CDS encoding SulP family inorganic anion transporter — encoded protein: MSQFSLPRLKHEWLGNIRGDVLSGLVVALALIPEAIAFSIIAGVDPKVGLYASFSIAVITAIVGGRPGMISAATAATAVLMVTLVRDHGLEYLLAATVLAGLMQIAAGFLRLGQVMRFVSQSVMTGFVNALAILIFMAQLPELIGVPWLTYVMVAGGLAIIYLFPRITTAVPSPLVCIIVLTALTLYFGFDLRNVGDMGELPSTLPIFLLPDIPLTWETLEIILPYSAAVAAVGLLESLMTASIVDDLTDTKSDRNQECIGQGVANTATGFIGGMAGCAMIGQSMINVKSGGRGRLSTFCAGIFLLFLIVVLGDWVKQIPMAALVAIMIMVSIGTFSWSSIKNLRHHPRSSSIVMLATVVTVVATHNLAIGVLVGVLLSGIFFAGKIAQIFRVSSHVNDAGTARTYVVEGQVFFASVEDFLAAFDFKEALEHVTIDVSRAHIWDISSVTALDSVVLKFRREGAEVELIGMNKASETIVDELSIKDEPGALEKVMGH
- a CDS encoding nitroreductase gives rise to the protein MQFDDVIMGRRSIRGYKPDPVPKALIEEVLALAMRAPSSMNTQPWSFYVLSGEPLDRIRAGNTERNLAGVPHSREFRIGQPFEGKHRDRQVGVAKQLFAAMGIAREDKEGRQDWVLRGFRQFDAPVCVIVTYDRNLAESDDTPFDCGAVTTALVNAAWSRGLGAVINSQGIMQSPVVREHAGIADDQVIMKAVALGWPDETFPANAVVSERKSVDEAAVFLGFDD